Within the Laspinema palackyanum D2c genome, the region GCAGGTTTATGCGGTGGATACGGACCCTCTAGCGGTGAAATCGACTCGGCGCAATCGGGAATTAAATCAGATTGATGAGTCGCTTTTACAAGCTCAATTGGGCAGTATTGAGATGGTTAAACAACTTAGTGAGGAACCCGTTGATGGGATTGTTTGTAATATCCTCGCTGAAGTAATTATCGATTTAATTCCCCAAATGGATGCGATTTCTAAACCGAGCACTTGGGGCATTATTAGTGGGGTTTTATTAGACCAAGCCAAACCTGTGGCTGATACTCTAGAACAATATGGTTGGGTTGTGGCGACCCTCTGGCGACGCAAAGATTGGTGCTGTTTCACGATTCGCCGCAACTAATCTCCTGCGGTAATTCTGGACTCGGTTAAGTCTTGTCGGAGTTTTAGGGAGAGGATTTAAATAACCGAGGACGAGCGTAAATATAGAAATAGGCGATCGCAGATAATCCGGCGATCGCCACTATCAGTCCTTTCCCCATTAAAGAAGCGACCCCGGGAAAACTCACTGCCGTTGCCACCCACACCGCCACCACTTCTACTCCGGCAACAATTCCCCCATAATGCTGCGGATCCCAATAGGAAATCGGACTAATCAGGCGATAATCGCTGAAGGGAAAAAAGTGCCGATGGGCATCATCATGATGCACCGGCAAGTCTCCTAACGAATGGAACACCATACTCATAAAGATATATTTTCCCGTTTCCCAACCGCAATAATCAGCCAAAATTGCCGCAAAAATGGCGACAGGAATCGAATGAAATAAGGCCACCCAATTTTGCAACCCGGGTTGCCAATAACCCTCGCTCCAAATTTGACGTTCCGGCAGTTTTCTGATGAATTTAGCCCAACCATAAAACAAAAATATGGGGAGGTCCGGAAGAATTGCACCCACCGCGATCGCCAGATTCCCTTGGGGTTGGGAAAACGGACTGAACAGCGCAAGATTGACGATCGCGTGACTGGGTGTATTCATCAGGCATGGCTTATTGGATATCGGTACTCCCGGTTAGGATATCCCATCCCGGCCTCAATTTGCTACCCCTTCCCTACATCAGGGTTACCAACCGGAAGTACAATTGATTGAGAGTCGCGCTAACTTCACGTTATCTGGATTCCCTTATAGCAGGGATTCAAGTTTGGGAATAAGCTGTTCTGCGCTGACAAATCCCTCAAATCGCTGGACAGGTTTTCCATTTTTAAATAGAACTAAAGTCGGCAAGGCATAGATGCGATGTTCTGTTGCCAGATCGGGGTATTTCTCCGTATCAATTTTAACAACCTGAATCTGATTTTTTAAGCGAGCATTCACTTCATCCAATACGGGACCCATCATTTGACAGGGACCGCACCAAGCGGCGTAAAAATCCACGAGAACAGGTACTTCGGAATCGGTGAGCATTTCTTCAAAACTGGCAAACTGTTTTTTAACGGTCATACACTTAAACGGCTCTTTTGAACCGAGAATTACAATATCTCTATGATAGCTAGAGCATGAATATCCGGTGGGGGGAGATAAGAAACCGATGGATTGTAAGGTGGGAACTCCCCAGCGGATGAGGTATTTATACTGGGAATCAACGGTTAAAGAGTTGATTGGAAACGGTTAAAGGATAGCAAAATTAGGGAGAATATTGAGGCAACATTGAGAATGCGTCACAATGGGATTAAATATTGGAATTATTGGCTGTGGTTATGTGGGTACGGCGGTGGCACGGCGATGGCGGGAGGATGGACATAGTATAACCGCGACCACAACCCGGGGCGATCGCCTGGAGGAACTCGAACAGGTGGCGCAACAGGTGGTGGTGCTCCAGGGGAATGATTCCCAGGCCCTAGCATCGATGGTCCAAAATCAAGATGTGATCCTGTTAAGCGTCGCGCCTCCCAGGGGGGGGGATTATCAAGAAACCTATCTGGAGACGGCGAAGACCCTGGTGCGGGTGTTGCAGCAATCCCCCAGAGTTCAGCAGGTCATTTATACCAGTAGCTCGTCGGTATATGGGGACCACCAGGGGGAATGGGTGGATGAAACTACCCCCGTGGCACCGGGGAATCAAAATGCCTCGGTGTTAGCTCAGACGGAGGAGGTTTTGCTAACCGCCCAAAGCGATCGCCTGAATGTCTGTATTCTGCGGTTGGCGGGAATTTATGGACCTGAGCGTGAACTGTTGAAAATTTTTAGCCGCTTTGCAGGCACGACTCGTCCCGGGACTGGGGAATATTGGAGTAATTGGGTTCATTTAGAGGACATTGTAGAGGCGATCGCCTTGGTCTGTCGTCAGCGTTGCGCGGGTATTTACAATCTGGTGAATGATGCCCCCCAGCCGATGCGCCAACTGATGGATCGTCTCTGCGATCTCCACAATCTGGCTCCCATTTCCTGGGACCCCTCGGTTCCCTTGGAGCGTTCTTATCATCTCAGGCTCTCGAATCAGAAACTGAAACGGACCGGGTTTGAATTGCGCTATCCAGAAACCCTGCTATAGCGCCAGGGGGCGATCGACCCCCGCCCAGAAGATATCCAGAATGCAGGAGACACGCTCGCAATATCTGAAACGGCGTGTCTCTGAACAACATAAATTTTTTCTAACCCAGGTAAATCATTAATAGCCTATCTAATGCCTTATGCAATACTGCGAACCTCACGTTGGGATTGTCGAGCGGACCTAGAGGAAATCGTGGAAAGATCGATTAAACGTTCTAGCTGCTGTACGCGCTGACGAGGTTGCACGACCATTGCAGCCAGATCCGGCATTTCTTGCCAGCAATGGGGGCAGAACCAATAAACACCACTCTGACGAGCGTGGCGGAGTAAAGCACTAGAGCAGCAAGGGCAATTGTTCATGATTTTTAAACCTGTTTGAGAATAGAAGAAAAGTCAGTAGAAACTTGTAAGGAGAAATGTGCTGTTCTTAAAATCTTCCGTGATTTTACGGAGGAAACTCGGGGGCTGACTCGGGTTAATTTCCACCCAGACGGCCTGCTTTAGAAAGGTAAAATTTATCTAAACTGAGGACGAGTCCAATAATGAATAACTGCACTAGCCAAGGGGCCAAAGCGAATCCCCAAATAAAGCAAACCACCGCTGTTAAAGCTGCTAGTACAAATGGAACATCAGCCGAAGCTCTTAAGTAAATCCATACAGAGCCAATCGAGATGGTTAAGAGGGTTAGGTAGGCGGCGGGCATGGCTAGGGACTCCTGGCAGTTATCGTTAGGACAGTCCGAGCTGAATTAAGCTCTATGATTGAAGTTAAAGCAAGAATGTGAAGATACCGTGAAGATACAGGAAAAAAAT harbors:
- the trxA gene encoding thioredoxin, with amino-acid sequence MTVKKQFASFEEMLTDSEVPVLVDFYAAWCGPCQMMGPVLDEVNARLKNQIQVVKIDTEKYPDLATEHRIYALPTLVLFKNGKPVQRFEGFVSAEQLIPKLESLL
- a CDS encoding SDR family oxidoreductase, which gives rise to MGLNIGIIGCGYVGTAVARRWREDGHSITATTTRGDRLEELEQVAQQVVVLQGNDSQALASMVQNQDVILLSVAPPRGGDYQETYLETAKTLVRVLQQSPRVQQVIYTSSSSVYGDHQGEWVDETTPVAPGNQNASVLAQTEEVLLTAQSDRLNVCILRLAGIYGPERELLKIFSRFAGTTRPGTGEYWSNWVHLEDIVEAIALVCRQRCAGIYNLVNDAPQPMRQLMDRLCDLHNLAPISWDPSVPLERSYHLRLSNQKLKRTGFELRYPETLL